The DNA region GAGATGATTGAGGAGACAGATTTACTATGTGCCCAGAAGAAGCGACTGGCTAATGCTCTGGATGCAACTGAGCTACCTATGATGATAGCCAGAGACAACTTAGACTGCAGAGGTAGACGCAGAGAAATAGACCTGGTTGGAGACAGGGTTGAGTTGGCTCTCAATAAGGTAAATATCTGTCGTGGGGCCGATTCTacaaagcaatcaaattcagcgtaagacaaattttcagaaacacgatagtgatttgtattgtgacatcacactttactttagCAACTACAATTGATTGGCAGTTACGTTCAACCTTAGGTCTATGTGAAATCATCCCATGGTTACTGAAGTTGCATGGTTCTGGTTGATTGACTTTTGCATTATATTGGGATAAAACATATTTGTGCATGATGTAAGTCTAATtggaaaagtttgtaaaaagttCAAAGGGTCACTAAAAGTGGATCGCACAAAAGAGATGATGCATTAATTGTATTTATCCATATGTGATATCTTTAACATCAGTGACCTCTTAATACTGGTACCATGATTGTTTTTCAttatggcccttttcaaaaccaaggctacggctttggattcggcttcaggctccgttctctcgtctgaagccctaagCGCGTATACGCAAATCACGTGCAATCGTAAAAACAACCAGAGGGCCGAGCtcaaagccgaagccatggtttcgaaaagggcctatgacaCCAGTTAGTTCTGCACATAACTGCTTTAATATAGACGAGAAGCTCACACAAGGCCCAAAActaaaatatgtttgtttgtttatttttttttgcaggaggTAGAAATTGTCAGTAAAGTACAGGACCTCTTGAAGAGAACCCTGGAGCAGTCTGACAGACAGATCAAgtgagtaaaaaacaaaacaatgaacaatGCATGATCATTGGTAAAAGTTTACACTTTTCAAGACAAGAAGGTATGCAACTCTTATAGCTATAAAGTTAACTGATTCACAATTGTATTACCGTCCTCCAGATAAACAAGTCTGTCTGAAAGACTGTCaaagttgagaaaaaaattacccTGAAAATTATCATAGCTTGCTTTGATTGCCATAGTCAAAACCAACACTTACATTTAACAAGCACAAAAGCCTTGACAACAAAATCAACTGATTTTCTGTCTTTTTTACTTGAAGATcacacagctttatgaaattgtacaTCATATAAAAAACCTTCAGATTGGTTGTATTGTATTGatccaattcacctgacgtcatcatcagaataatctttgCGCCATTTCGGTGGttaatgtcactgtgcgttattcagtgaagagttaggcgatgcggcgtttacacataaacctattgaccgccaaaatggtgagcgtggcacagtcgcagCGTGTGAtgtgcatgcaaggggtcaataggtaGTTTGTTTATTGAAAAGTTATggaatttataataataataatagtatacaaaaaaagtttaaaaaaatgatatgTAACCTTTAcatacttatttatttacagaATGAATCGTGGAGCCAAGCACAAGCTCACCATGGATTGGTCAGACAAACTACGAGATTATAATATTGATGAGAAGTGTGCCAACCTCAATAATAACTCCACTGAGATCCAGTACAAAGAAGGCTCAGCTAAATTTGACGCATCgtaagttgttttttgacgattATGGCAGCTGTATTAATTTAATCGTGGTTTCACACATTTACAGCAGGGCTTTGTAATGAGAAAGTTGCAATAAAGAGGGTACAGTTTTCTTCTGTTGCGTGGTTGCAGGCACTCAATCCAAGCAGCACAACTCACTtggcagactagtctggcaccttGTATTCAGCAACCTGTgttttttgacacaaaattgCTTCCTAAATGCAAATTGTGGCGATTCTCTGAATGGTGTGACTTTTACTTATAGTACCTGTAGTTAGTATACTGTATCTTGAGTAGTTGATGTATGACTCCATGATCTTTTATTCTATCACATTCAGACAATCTACTCCTGAATCCTGGGCCCAGTTCTCCCATGACAACATTGTACGTGCAGAACATGAGCGTCTTGGGTCTCAAGCCTTGAGAAACCTGATTGATCAGATTCTGACTGATACATCTAATGATATGAGAGAACAGTGTAATACTGTGAATGCTGAGTTTACTAATCGCATCCAGGAGATGAATGATGCTAAGACTGCTCATGAGAATCATCTTCAAAAGGTATATATTATACTTTGTTACATTAGGAAGAATCAACAACGAGTTTCAACAAAGAGTCAAATGAATTGAACGGTTACAGGAGCTGGCCTTCACCTGTGTTGCTTTAATGTAGCTTGTGTTGCTtttgggtgtcgtggccgagtggattagagcaccgaactcaagctctgatgtttctggtcagcagagcgtgggtttgaatcccggtcgtgacacttgtgtccctgagcaagacacttaactataattgcttctccctACCCAGATAACGACAcattttttcaattaaacaaagCCTTATCAAGTTAAGTCTCCAAACAACAGAAGGCTGTTTGAAATTCTAATAGAGCACCCTCAGTTAGAGATCAAAAGAATGTTGCTCATTGGCCCATTCTGTGCACTGTGCAGACATATGTGAGTTGTTCTATTGTTTATTCATCATTTTACCTGTAAAATGGTGATGAGTTGAGGTCAACGCGTAGCATCCATTCAAGTACGAGCCATAACAAATACTAATTTAACAGGCATGTTTAGTAGGAATCAACTACAGACTTTTATAATCATTCTCTATATTTTTTTGAATCGAATTTAGACGGTGGAGAAGATTGCAGAAATGGAGAAGAACGTTGAGTTCTTAGAGCAGGAGATTAAGAACAAAGAGGCACCAATGAAGGTTGCTCAAACCCGCCTGGATCACCGCACACATCGTCCAAATGTAGAGCTCTGCAGAGATCCTGCACAATTCAGGTATAGTATGGACATTAATCTTACCTctatcaattcaattcatcaacatttatttccaccaaAGATAATAActttagaaaaaacaaaacaattgatacaATAAAACGAATACGTGGAGGCATTACACAGGAAGCAGATGCTTTATATAAACGGAATGCcttaaacacaacaacaaatacgtttaaataacaataatgaacaaggaagacaaaatacaaaagacAAAACAGACAAAATGGACATAAACTGTAGTAGACATCAGACAAACATACAAAGCAATACTAGTGATACAACGACACAGTTTATAAAAGAGGTAATGCAAGCACAATAAAGCACAGTTAAAGTGAACAGTATGAATgtagaaaaaacaaacagacaaaatacatgtaaactaTGCTATATACTGGGAGATAAGATGTTTCTTGGTTTTAAATTTGCCAACAGAGGACTACTTCTCTGTAGACTGTTGCACTCATTCATTAACTAATTCCTTTGAAGAGTCAAATGACAAATAAAGCACACGACAATAAGTAGAGGCTATTTGTCAACACAGTAGGCtacaaaaactaacaaatacaAAGAAGCCCAAAGATCCTAGTGGCAGGTATTGTCACTgtaacttccttccttgtcttctctccattgggttctggCTAATCAATGATCACTGGTGaatcacttttctgagagtccttggttTCACAACTAGAATAAACTAACTGAAATGAGTTGTACACATGTTCTTTGaatgctgaaataatttgtttgtataaatgtagtgttgttgttaatttattgttttggttTAGTGTATCTTAGCTCTTTCTTCTAATTCTATACCTGCACATttataactatttttgttttgcttttctgtGTTGAATCCACAGCCTTGTCCATGAAGTTGGTGATATCCAGAACTCTATTGACAGTCTTGAGCAGAAGCTTGCAGACTCCAAGGCATCCCTGAAAGACCTGATGGGAACTCGCATGACCCTAGAGCAACAGATTGCCCTCAAGAAAAACAGCATCTTCATCGACCGAGACAAGTGTCTTAAATTCCGCACCCGATACCCATCTACTTCCCGGTTGGTAGGATACCAGTAGAGATGCTTGGGACAGGGTTAGAATATATCTATCTAAGATGTTGATTGAAAGAGAGGGGGATTAAACATATTGTGGATTATTAATCTAATTATAATGCTTAATAAGAAGCTAATCCGTGTTTTGAGAAACTTTATTAAAGAAAGAGTTTGAAGAAGGAGTGTACACACAAGGCATTTGTACAGTTACTAACAGATGCAGATGTATACTTTTTTCAAGTGCTCCTTTTCTTAAAGAATTTGTGCAGAGGTCGTTTGTAAAGGAAATAAGAGCTAACATTGCAACATTTCTACAGTTttgactataaaaaaaacagtacctGTACTTGTActatgtacatgaacatgaaaATTAACCCTACGGATAAATCATGTTGTTCAAATTACAAATTGCGTACACATTAACCATTTTTTCCCTTTATGATATCCGTCCAACTTGTAAATAtcaataaactttaaaaaatgagTTTTGCACAGTGAGCATGTACAGGTTACATTAATAAAAAGTAATAAAGGATGAAAATCTGTAAATTTTGAACATGAATGAAAAAATTGTATGTAAAATTTGACACATCATTTGGTAGAATTACTAGAATTTGTCTGTTTTTAATAAAGTAAGATGCACTGTACAAGGTTGTACTTGTTACAATTTTAAATTCCAAGTTTGAAAATGCATGCACCCAAAAATCTTCAAGTTGTACATACCTTTAATATTTGCTAATGCATGCATTTCATTGTTGTGCTGCTTGTGTAGCGGAACACATCGCAGTGTAGAGATAATTGCCATGAGCAAAGTTTATTTTTCATACCCAGCGTATCTCTAGTTCATGAGTAAAAAGTCACAAAATCTGAAGCCCAGCTTTAGACCAATGATCATTTTCTGTGTTCAATCTGGAGGACCTACTTAAATGCACCCACTCCACCAAGTATGTATGCATTCAAGTTTCCCAATCttacatttaatttaattttgtttgagttGTCTCCAATTCATCTTTAATATTGCAATgcataattgttttactttatagAGTTTGAAGAATCAATAAATGATGTTTGAAGAAACTCTGTTTTGCAGTGTATGAATTGTCATGTCCCATTGGAATACATAGACATGtatatgtacacatgtatagtGTATTCAAATTGCATTGTCctttaaatgtgtttaaaacatgTACTGGAAGTGATGTCAGCTTGGTGATTTTCATCTTTTCAAAGAAAGTGAAATACATGCACActaaatattctgccttttgaagggaaggtacactattggtaattgtcatagaccagtcttctcacttggtgtatcccaacaacaacataaaataacaagcctgtgaaaatttgagctaaattggtcatcaaagttgcgagaaaattatgagagaaataacacccttgttggacgaatgtgtgtgcttatagataggaataaaagacttctggctagaagtcttttattattttaatgagaaattacctctttctcaaaatctatgatacttcagagggagccatttctcacaatgttttatactaccaacagctctccaatccTCGtaactaagtcagtttttaagttaatatttgttttgagtaattaccaaacgtgtaccttccctttaaataccaAACATTGTATCCTGGGGCATGATTCCGAGTCTGCCATCTTAAAACCAAGCCTAACCAAGCCAATAACTCGATTACCTTTTGGTAGTAGCAGCTGCGTCACTGTGGTTCACCAAACACATGGAAACGCCTATCCaatgtttttggttggggtcacCAAAATGCACTCTTGAAAAGCATCTATTTAAGCGGCAGTGTACACTTGAGTTCAAGTCTAAGATCGCGGTTTGTTTGTCAGCATCAGCCATGCAAAACTCAATTTGCCTCCCATAGAGTGGCTATCACATGCCCATACAAGAAGAAAAATGTGTTACCATTGGTTTCAATGGAATCATTAAGTAATTCACATCCAATTTTCAAACCAgcatcaatgtttttttacggGCCAGTCACACTGCTGCGATAACGATCACGTTAACAAGACAcacccttgattggttgaataagcgtgcgTGTGTTTGGAGCAGTTCAACCAgtagaatgtgttctctttgcgttgtgatcgttatccctgcagtgtgactggcccttaaCTCGAGCAACGAACAGAATTCCCAAGTCTGTGATCGAAATGTTAGCAAAGAAAAACAGGCTGTATTTCAGGCAATACTGTATTGACTACAAGTAGGCAAAAATCCACATCACAGACTTGAAACCAAGTCTAGCAATGGCATGTTCTCTGAGAGGGCCGGGTGAACAGAAACCAGTTGCAGACTGgtattctttttaaagaaagcCTAGTACTATGTCAAAGTTTTTGATCTACTCTTTACAAGGAAATAAAATTCAAACTGAACCTCgtactcacacacacacaaaatgtggGTGAAATGTttcacatgtatgtacatgtacagccattCTCAACAATGGCGGTACTTCAGACAAATACTGTACACTTAAATCAGAAAACTGCATCTCTATAATAATATCCATAACTTGACTTCACAGCTCTTTCTTGAGTAACAAATTCATGTCACAATATAAGTAAGTTATAGATCACTAGTGTATATGCACACACAGATGGTCGGAAAGCTAACCAtggttattttatttaaaataaaatcatttgaaaataattgatTACAGTGTAATCTCAAGactagatgtacatgtacatgtgcctCACAGTATACATAGTTGGCATTGGATCTCTTTTCAAAATTTGGGGCCCGCAAACGCATTTGCTTTTTTGACTGCGCCCCGGTGCCCAGTTTCTTGCAATGTTCTAGAAATCGTGCGTTGTTTACACAAAGACACTAATGCGCAAGGTCAGACCGGATGTCGCATGACATGTTCCCTCAGGGGATACATGCTCTGTGCTGACTGTTTAAGAGAATATTGGCTGAAATATGCTAACATATAAAACATGCTTACATTAAACATAAAGTTTTCTACTATAATAAACTTAAACGTCTAAACAAATGTTCAAAACAGAAACATTATCTTGTTAACCAACATTTTATTCATAGTTTTAACACACATCAAACTTCTGGCATCACAACTGGCAATGAGCCTTTCATTGTCGGACATTGGAGGAACGTATTCCATGGTATAAATGCCCGAGattcttcttttattttttagtaaattaCTTCATTTATATTCATGTACATACATGCATTGAATAAGACAATGCTTTGCTTTATTATGCCCATAGGGGTTTGACCCAAGGGGGAAAAACAACTGCcctcacaaatttgtgcaaaacaGTGGGGACATTTCTTGCACagcatgaagaaaacaaattggacAGACAAGGCAAACAATACTTTTTACCAGGTGttagaaatttgaaatttgctGCAGAAAGTTGACTTTCCTGACTCGTCCAGAAAACTCTATTCTTCTTTTCATTGGAAGTTGACTTGAAGTCAGGGTAACTAtagaaggccacttcaaggtatgggctacaataattttgtttcagaggccgttgccacctactcctagggctgaaacagggttaccccttttacagtccatacggatgtaggcttgggtatcatcagtctgaagcctggccggtagagcagaaagcactacctccccaattttacgtagcaagtgtcacgaacgggattcgaacccacactctgttgatcaaacACCAGATCTTGAATcctgtgctcttaaccacttggccatgacacgccagaCCTTCTGGTTATACTTCATTTCGGGTTCCTCACTTCCATTTGTGGTGAAagagaacatacatgtacaaagccCCATATAGTGATaggataaaaaccaaaacactGTATTGTTACATCAGTTTGGAAATGAGGAAATCCTTAACAAATTGGCATGTTTCtaataaatgtaaatttgttggAGGATAACAGAAAGTCTGATACAGCAAAATTGATCG from Asterias rubens chromosome 7, eAstRub1.3, whole genome shotgun sequence includes:
- the LOC117293037 gene encoding tektin-4-like yields the protein MAMAGSTLLSKSRTPTMPMSPYKGTVGTRTDAELAQSLAAMSNLSESGVRGSAMGAPVSLGFRSGKHTPKEWHEANYSKYYQSFSDRDNAERLCHESKQLANETQALTQRVQTDVTKKLAERMHDINFWKFELNREIEEMIEETDLLCAQKKRLANALDATELPMMIARDNLDCRGRRREIDLVGDRVELALNKEVEIVSKVQDLLKRTLEQSDRQIKMNRGAKHKLTMDWSDKLRDYNIDEKCANLNNNSTEIQYKEGSAKFDASQSTPESWAQFSHDNIVRAEHERLGSQALRNLIDQILTDTSNDMREQCNTVNAEFTNRIQEMNDAKTAHENHLQKTVEKIAEMEKNVEFLEQEIKNKEAPMKVAQTRLDHRTHRPNVELCRDPAQFSLVHEVGDIQNSIDSLEQKLADSKASLKDLMGTRMTLEQQIALKKNSIFIDRDKCLKFRTRYPSTSRLVGYQ